Part of the Halostella litorea genome is shown below.
GTGGTCGCGCATGAACGGGGTGCTCGGCTTGAGCAGGTTCACCTCCCTGTCGAGGTAGTCGGTTTCGCGGTGGCTCTGTGCGGCTCCGGTGACGGTCCCGCCGTCCGGTTCGACCCGCGTGTCGTCCGGGCCGGTCGCCTCGTCGTGGTGATCGTGCCTGTCGTTGTCTGCCATATTCTCGTGCGTGTCGTTGTCTGCCATGGTTGTGATCTCGTGATGGTGGCTCCCTGCGGTGGCGTTCGAAAAACGGTGCTCGCTCAGTCGTCCCCGACCTTCGCCTGGATGTCGTTGACCACGTCGGGGTTCCGGAGGGTCGACGTGTCGCCCAGTTCGTCGTCGTTGGCGATGTCCTCCAGCAGGCGGCGCATGATCTTGCCCGACCGCGTCTTCGGCAGTTCCGGCGTGAAGATGACCTGTTCCGGACGCGCGATCGGGCCGATGGCGTCCTCGATGCCCTCGACGATCCGGCCGCGGAGCTCCTCGCCCTCCTCGTAGCCGTCCTCGGTGATGACGTAGGCGTAGACGGCCTCGCCTTTCACCTCGTGGTCGCCGCCGACGACGGCGGCCTCGGCGACGCCCTCGACGCCGACGATGGCGCTCTCTATCTCCATCGTACCGAGGCGGTGGCCCGAGACGTTCAGCACGTCGTCGACCCGGCCGAGCACGGTGATGTAGCCGTCGTCGTCGATCTTCGCGCCGTCCTCGGGGAAGTAGATCCACTCGCCGGCGTCCTCGTCGGAGTACTCCGACCAGTACTCGTTGACGAACCGCTCGTCGTTGTCGTACAGCGTCCGGAGCATGCCGGGCCAGGGTTTCTGGACGGTGAGGTGGCCGGCCTGGCCGGGGTCGACCTCCTCCTTGTTCGGGTGGATGACCTTCGCGTCGATCCCGGGGAGCGGCGGCCCGGCCGACCCGGGCTTCATCGTGTTGATCCCCGGGAGCGTGGTGACCATCATGCCGCCGGTCTCGGTCTGCCACCACGTGTCGACGATCGGGCAGTCCTCGCCCCCGATGTGCTTGTAGTACCACTTCCAGGCGCGGGGGTTGATCGGCTCGCCGACGGTGCCGAGCAGGCGCAGGCTCGACAGGTCGTGTTCCGCGGGGTACTGCTCGCCCCACTTCATGAACGCCCGGATGGCGGTCGGTGCCGTGTAGAAGATGTCGACGCCGTACTCCTCGACGATCTCCCACATGCGGTCCTTCTCGGGGTAGTCGGGCGTCCCCTCGTACATCACGGACGTCGTGCCGAGCGCGAGCGGCCCGTACACGATGTAGGAGTGGCCCGTGATCCAGCCGATGTCGGCCGAGCACCAGTACGTGTCGTCGGCCTCGATGTC
Proteins encoded:
- the acs gene encoding acetate--CoA ligase — its product is MGDSDSPEDVQLEARLAEQEAFEPPESFVEQANVADEGIYDEFEENWPECWERAADLLDWESEYDEVLDDSDEPFYEWFTGGELNASANCLDRHVDDGRGDDVAIEWVGELGETRTYTYAELLREVEEFAAALRELGVEEDDVVTLYMPMIPELPVAMLACARIGAPHSVVFAGFSADALATRMNSADSEYLVTCDGYYRRGDALDHKDKADEGLGDVEQAVETVVVDRLGDDLDHDLGDDQHDYDELVAAQEGASVDPVTRDAEDMLFLMYTSGTTGEPKGVKHTTGGYLSYVSWTSQAVLDIEADDTYWCSADIGWITGHSYIVYGPLALGTTSVMYEGTPDYPEKDRMWEIVEEYGVDIFYTAPTAIRAFMKWGEQYPAEHDLSSLRLLGTVGEPINPRAWKWYYKHIGGEDCPIVDTWWQTETGGMMVTTLPGINTMKPGSAGPPLPGIDAKVIHPNKEEVDPGQAGHLTVQKPWPGMLRTLYDNDERFVNEYWSEYSDEDAGEWIYFPEDGAKIDDDGYITVLGRVDDVLNVSGHRLGTMEIESAIVGVEGVAEAAVVGGDHEVKGEAVYAYVITEDGYEEGEELRGRIVEGIEDAIGPIARPEQVIFTPELPKTRSGKIMRRLLEDIANDDELGDTSTLRNPDVVNDIQAKVGDD